One genomic window of Candidatus Baltobacteraceae bacterium includes the following:
- a CDS encoding DUF4337 family protein encodes MSENVTKVLQEAGERRENIERGNRGAALAAAIIAVLAALGTLFSHHRSISALTAKSQAILLQARAVDRRNAAEAKNIRSELYAALLKADIAQTAQSRQGLASVADREKDAAASANKEADTFENESLEYDSSSDAAMKSYETLEWATAIFEMAIVLVSISTLSVNRTLLVAGCGLSAFGLVLMIVGLLQGH; translated from the coding sequence ATGAGCGAGAACGTTACCAAGGTTCTTCAAGAGGCCGGCGAGCGTCGAGAGAATATCGAGCGCGGTAATCGAGGCGCGGCGCTAGCCGCCGCAATCATTGCCGTTTTAGCCGCGTTGGGAACGCTCTTTTCGCATCATCGTTCGATCTCGGCCCTGACCGCGAAGAGCCAAGCCATTCTGCTTCAAGCGCGGGCGGTCGATCGCCGCAACGCCGCCGAAGCCAAAAACATTCGATCCGAGCTCTACGCTGCGCTGCTCAAGGCCGACATCGCGCAGACCGCGCAGTCGCGTCAGGGGCTCGCGTCGGTGGCCGACCGTGAAAAAGACGCGGCTGCGTCCGCGAACAAGGAAGCCGACACCTTCGAGAACGAGTCGCTCGAGTACGACTCGAGTTCGGATGCGGCGATGAAGTCCTACGAAACGCTCGAATGGGCCACGGCAATCTTCGAGATGGCGATCGTGCTCGTATCGATCTCGACGTTGTCGGTCAACCGCACGCTGCTCGTCGCCGGATGCGGCCTCAGCGCATTCGGTCTGGTTCTCATGATCGTGGGATTGTTGCAAGGCCACTAG
- a CDS encoding TldD/PmbA family protein, with product MHSAQREAVAKRALDMAGAADEAEVLVSAADSALTRFTHQVSNQNVATAEAGISIRAVVDKRTGVARTNRLDDASMREAVDRAIEMARLAPQDPLHPTLPTGGKTAAPPGAYDPGTADAPADLRASMCAALFDEAESAGQWCAGYVSTSTAGYTIVNTSGAHASFDGSDAGVNVKMNASDSTGFAEAYSTRVGDIDAASVGRRATGKAAGATHPVAVDPGSWTVILEPSAFGELFVYLAEHFSAQTFDEGASFCSDGLDRSYFAENVNVSDDYAHRLNPGMPFDFEGHPTMQLPLVEHGIVRNVVTDSYYANKLGRPDTGHALPAPNSFGPQARNLVIGAGTKSAEQLVAETKRGLFITRFWYIRTVDQKKAVVTGMTRDGTFLIEDGKVTGGVRNLRFNQSILDCLRQCEFASEQTRTGSYHYSLVSPAVKIENFRFTSTTEF from the coding sequence ATGCATAGCGCGCAGCGCGAAGCCGTCGCCAAACGCGCGCTGGATATGGCTGGCGCCGCCGACGAGGCGGAGGTGCTGGTGTCGGCCGCCGATTCGGCATTGACGCGCTTCACGCACCAAGTCAGCAATCAAAACGTTGCAACGGCGGAAGCGGGTATTTCCATCCGTGCGGTCGTCGATAAGCGTACCGGCGTCGCGCGCACGAACCGTCTCGACGACGCGTCCATGCGCGAGGCGGTCGACCGCGCCATCGAAATGGCGCGACTCGCACCGCAAGATCCGCTGCATCCAACGCTTCCTACCGGCGGAAAGACCGCCGCCCCACCGGGCGCGTACGATCCCGGCACGGCCGACGCGCCGGCCGATCTGCGCGCGTCGATGTGTGCGGCGCTCTTCGACGAGGCCGAATCGGCCGGGCAATGGTGCGCGGGCTACGTCTCGACCTCGACGGCAGGATACACCATCGTCAACACGTCGGGCGCGCATGCGTCGTTCGACGGAAGCGACGCCGGCGTCAACGTCAAGATGAACGCGTCCGACTCCACCGGCTTTGCCGAGGCGTACTCGACGCGCGTAGGCGACATCGACGCCGCGTCGGTCGGGCGCCGCGCGACCGGTAAGGCCGCCGGCGCCACGCACCCGGTCGCCGTCGATCCCGGTTCGTGGACCGTCATCCTCGAGCCATCGGCGTTCGGCGAGCTCTTCGTCTATCTGGCCGAACATTTCTCGGCGCAAACCTTCGACGAGGGCGCGTCGTTCTGCAGCGACGGGCTCGACCGCAGCTATTTTGCCGAGAACGTCAACGTTTCCGACGACTACGCGCATAGGCTCAACCCCGGAATGCCCTTCGACTTCGAGGGTCATCCAACGATGCAGCTGCCGCTCGTCGAACACGGCATCGTTCGCAACGTCGTCACCGACAGCTATTACGCGAACAAGCTGGGGCGGCCGGACACCGGCCACGCGCTGCCCGCGCCGAACTCATTTGGTCCGCAAGCGCGCAACCTGGTCATCGGTGCCGGAACCAAGAGCGCAGAGCAGCTCGTCGCCGAAACCAAGCGCGGCTTGTTTATCACCCGGTTCTGGTATATCCGCACCGTCGATCAAAAGAAGGCGGTCGTCACCGGAATGACCCGCGACGGCACGTTCCTTATCGAAGATGGGAAAGTCACGGGGGGCGTGCGCAACCTGCGGTTCAACCAAAGCATTCTCGACTGCCTGCGCCAGTGCGAGTTCGCGAGCGAGCAGACGCGCACCGGTTCCTATCACTACTCGCTCGTATCGCCCGCAGTCAAGATCGAAAACTTCCGCTTTACTTCGACGACGGAGTTCTGA
- a CDS encoding bifunctional 5,10-methylenetetrahydrofolate dehydrogenase/5,10-methenyltetrahydrofolate cyclohydrolase: protein MPANILDGKALAADLRVELLGRTSALRDAGIHPRLDIVFVGRNESSVAYVRNLAKTGERVGVTVEVDQLPESASLAQVRERLERLRDDPTVHGVMLQQPLPAHLSIREIADAIPVHKDVDGTHPTNQGHLAFGSGTEYVAATPAAVMLLLERSPHWPLRGRKAVMIGRSVVVGLPVAMLMLAQDATVTILHKESRGLQPYTQMADVVVIATGVPGMLRGEDLKPGATVIDVGTTLVDGALRGDVDFESAVQVAGAITPVPGGVGPVTNIALLRNVVKSAEHMVTAR from the coding sequence GTGCCCGCCAACATTCTCGACGGAAAGGCGCTCGCGGCCGACTTACGCGTGGAACTCCTCGGCCGTACGAGTGCGCTGCGCGACGCCGGGATTCATCCCCGTCTCGACATCGTTTTCGTTGGAAGGAACGAATCGAGCGTCGCCTACGTGCGTAATCTCGCCAAGACCGGGGAACGGGTCGGCGTGACGGTCGAGGTCGACCAGCTGCCCGAATCGGCGTCGCTTGCCCAGGTGCGCGAGCGCCTCGAGCGCCTGCGCGACGATCCGACGGTGCACGGCGTGATGCTGCAGCAGCCGTTGCCGGCGCATCTCTCGATCCGCGAAATCGCCGACGCTATTCCGGTGCACAAGGACGTCGACGGAACGCACCCCACCAATCAGGGCCATCTGGCCTTCGGCAGCGGCACGGAGTATGTGGCCGCAACGCCCGCAGCCGTGATGCTGCTGCTCGAGCGCAGTCCGCACTGGCCGCTGCGCGGCCGCAAAGCCGTCATGATCGGCCGATCCGTCGTCGTGGGTCTTCCGGTCGCCATGCTGATGCTGGCACAAGACGCAACGGTCACGATTCTACACAAGGAGTCGCGCGGTTTACAGCCCTACACGCAGATGGCCGACGTGGTCGTCATCGCAACCGGCGTACCGGGGATGCTCCGCGGCGAAGATCTCAAGCCGGGTGCGACCGTTATCGACGTCGGTACGACGCTGGTCGACGGTGCGCTTCGCGGCGACGTCGATTTCGAGAGCGCCGTGCAAGTCGCCGGCGCGATCACGCCCGTCCCCGGCGGCGTCGGACCGGTGACCAACATCGCACTGCTACGCAATGTCGTCAAGAGTGCAGAGCATATGGTTACCGCGCGTTAA
- a CDS encoding carbon-nitrogen hydrolase family protein, with amino-acid sequence MKRSVRVAAMQLLAHDRADFARVGEQIVEAVADAANGAEMVVLPEGTLPAYVLGDSATHDDERLVTATLERLCNLARQTSTVIVAGAALRQGNALHNAAVTIDRNGSLAGSADKLFLWHFDRRWFEAGSRLTPIDTAVGKLGVFVCADGRLPTIARTLVDRGAEMLVMPTAWVTTGRNPQALENVQADLLGRVRAYENNVPFVAANKCGSELGMVAYCGKSQIVGSDGEIVAMAGERRFEALAGVIEVGDATPKRGIASDVAPRGGTADLPFRVAISPDRLPRDVDRRLEVLDDAFALGPGESDRLAALDRVLPAVSVSDDTIVDPGGLVGYRRAGYRLAVWTTGEASPWTERIARARALELRIYVVVFDRTNDRAYAVDPDGTVVAGTFEGYRLASFTLDPRKTLETAVAPGTDVVEGLERVAAIVHHETAGR; translated from the coding sequence ATGAAACGCTCCGTTCGCGTCGCCGCGATGCAATTGCTCGCCCACGACCGCGCAGATTTTGCTCGGGTCGGCGAACAGATCGTCGAGGCCGTTGCAGACGCTGCGAACGGCGCCGAGATGGTCGTCCTTCCCGAAGGTACGCTTCCCGCGTACGTCCTCGGCGATTCCGCGACCCACGACGACGAACGTCTCGTGACGGCAACGCTCGAGCGCTTGTGCAACCTCGCGCGGCAAACGAGCACGGTGATCGTGGCCGGCGCGGCGTTGCGCCAGGGAAACGCGCTTCACAATGCAGCGGTCACAATCGATCGCAATGGCTCGCTCGCCGGGAGTGCCGATAAGCTTTTCTTGTGGCATTTCGACCGCCGCTGGTTTGAGGCCGGCTCGCGATTGACCCCGATCGATACCGCAGTCGGGAAGCTCGGCGTTTTCGTTTGCGCTGACGGACGGCTTCCCACGATCGCGCGAACCCTTGTCGACCGCGGCGCGGAGATGCTCGTCATGCCGACGGCGTGGGTCACGACCGGACGTAATCCGCAAGCGCTCGAGAACGTCCAAGCCGATCTGCTCGGACGCGTGCGCGCGTACGAAAACAACGTTCCGTTCGTGGCGGCAAATAAATGCGGCTCCGAGTTGGGGATGGTCGCTTACTGCGGCAAGAGCCAAATCGTCGGAAGCGACGGCGAGATCGTCGCGATGGCCGGCGAACGGCGTTTCGAGGCGCTCGCCGGAGTGATCGAAGTCGGCGATGCGACGCCCAAGCGCGGCATAGCTTCCGACGTCGCGCCGCGTGGCGGGACGGCCGATCTTCCATTTCGCGTGGCGATTTCGCCCGACCGTTTACCGCGCGACGTCGACCGGCGCTTGGAAGTGCTCGACGATGCGTTCGCACTCGGACCCGGCGAATCGGACCGTCTGGCGGCGCTCGATCGCGTGCTGCCCGCCGTCAGCGTCAGCGACGACACCATTGTCGATCCGGGCGGGTTGGTCGGTTATCGACGCGCCGGATACCGGCTCGCGGTTTGGACCACTGGTGAGGCTTCGCCCTGGACCGAACGCATCGCGCGCGCGCGCGCGCTCGAGCTTCGCATCTACGTCGTCGTTTTCGATCGGACCAACGATCGCGCGTACGCCGTCGATCCCGACGGAACCGTCGTTGCGGGGACCTTCGAGGGATATCGGCTCGCGAGTTTCACGCTCGATCCGCGTAAGACGCTCGAAACGGCGGTCGCGCCCGGCACCGACGTCGTCGAGGGGCTGGAGCGCGTTGCGGCGATCGTGCACCACGAAACAGCGGGTCGATGA
- a CDS encoding phosphodiester glycosidase family protein produces the protein MARTAERESFIAVMKHFAYAFALLVALPIAAAAADLPSNVAPGSPFPHILEQAPTIESIAPGIEYGDYQLYTDAGPLSIHVVAVQPHHGDVHVASVLANNVLESRGETVGSMAKRTGAVAGINGDYFDIGNTNRPLNIVVRNGQLLQMPRKRYALAIARDGTAGIDEFGFLGQVQLGDKTISLDAIDQLPAPNGGTAFLTPEFGNVPPQDNTTLIALQLIDGTPPLARYRVTSVADNLTAQPAGYYLAVGPGAYGDIDTPNPGDVASVSGDLSPVGLDQLMTAIGGGPLILHNGAWFNDPDGPNGGEFAKRIPSSGAAIAPDGTLFLIEVDGRQPSISVGLSRPEFSALMRALGATEGLAFDGGGSSTMVVRRLGDAGTSVINAPSDGIERPVGDGLLVYSTAPVGAAVRLVAQPGVIRAVTGADVPVRIAAVDAANHVASTQAPLVAKVDPPSLGIFRDGRFTALQPGTGNIVVRSGRVAGDVSIEVLRTPARTTILPPNPNVEKDGTIALSVRAIDARGYHLSLPALLAWETKDGYVDAHGVYRAGARDSTVSLRIGDGLASTLVTVGSHESTLAFADHAHFTTMPHGGPGSLDRDPSCGSCVALNYSFSGSERAAYAMADLPLPPHTIGLTFDVLDDGSASRLRVGLRNAINEDVFLDATTLDAPGWRHVTVHWSGETAEVARLLGIYVLPPKGMEVSSGQIVLRNVRAVVAGQSAQTVSGQGHRAAASNTRSHGLRGLSSTRARRCNGSGCKLRRRSVRNAARPPHRGTQRRRSDAGR, from the coding sequence ATGGCACGGACGGCCGAGCGCGAATCGTTCATCGCGGTGATGAAGCACTTCGCGTATGCATTTGCGTTGCTGGTCGCGCTCCCGATAGCGGCTGCCGCGGCCGACCTTCCGTCGAACGTCGCGCCAGGTTCGCCGTTTCCTCACATTCTCGAGCAAGCGCCGACGATCGAGTCGATCGCACCGGGCATCGAGTATGGCGACTATCAACTCTACACCGACGCCGGTCCGCTTTCGATTCACGTGGTGGCGGTACAGCCGCATCACGGCGACGTTCACGTCGCTAGCGTGCTCGCGAACAACGTCTTGGAATCGCGCGGCGAAACGGTCGGCTCCATGGCGAAACGAACCGGTGCCGTCGCGGGGATTAACGGCGACTACTTCGACATCGGCAACACCAATCGTCCGCTCAATATCGTGGTACGTAACGGGCAGCTGCTGCAAATGCCGCGCAAGCGCTACGCGCTCGCGATAGCGCGCGACGGCACCGCCGGCATCGACGAGTTCGGTTTTCTCGGGCAAGTGCAGTTAGGCGATAAAACGATCTCGCTCGACGCAATCGACCAGCTTCCGGCGCCCAACGGTGGTACCGCGTTCTTGACGCCCGAGTTCGGGAACGTGCCGCCGCAAGACAACACGACCTTAATCGCGTTGCAGCTGATCGACGGCACGCCGCCGCTCGCGCGCTATCGCGTGACCTCGGTCGCCGACAATTTAACGGCGCAGCCGGCGGGCTATTATCTTGCCGTCGGCCCCGGCGCGTACGGCGACATCGACACGCCCAATCCCGGCGACGTCGCCAGCGTGAGCGGCGATCTTTCACCGGTCGGACTCGATCAGTTGATGACGGCGATCGGCGGCGGTCCGCTCATCCTCCACAACGGTGCGTGGTTCAACGATCCCGACGGACCCAACGGCGGCGAGTTCGCAAAACGCATTCCGTCGTCGGGCGCCGCGATTGCCCCCGACGGAACGCTTTTCTTGATCGAAGTCGACGGGCGGCAGCCGTCGATTAGCGTCGGCTTGAGCCGCCCCGAGTTCTCCGCACTCATGCGCGCCCTCGGCGCGACCGAGGGGCTCGCGTTCGACGGCGGCGGCTCGTCGACGATGGTCGTTCGGCGTTTAGGCGACGCGGGCACCAGTGTCATCAACGCGCCGTCGGACGGCATCGAACGTCCCGTCGGCGACGGGCTCTTGGTGTACAGCACCGCGCCGGTTGGGGCCGCGGTTCGATTGGTCGCGCAGCCCGGAGTCATCCGCGCCGTCACCGGCGCCGACGTTCCGGTACGGATCGCTGCCGTCGACGCTGCCAATCACGTCGCTTCGACGCAAGCCCCGCTCGTTGCGAAAGTCGACCCGCCGTCGCTGGGCATCTTCCGCGACGGACGTTTCACGGCGCTGCAGCCGGGCACCGGAAACATCGTCGTGCGCAGCGGACGCGTCGCGGGTGACGTCAGCATCGAAGTGCTCCGTACGCCGGCACGCACCACGATTCTCCCGCCAAACCCGAACGTCGAAAAGGACGGCACGATCGCGCTTTCCGTGCGTGCGATCGACGCGCGCGGATACCATCTGTCGCTTCCGGCATTGCTCGCTTGGGAGACAAAAGACGGATATGTCGACGCGCACGGCGTCTACCGTGCCGGCGCGCGCGACTCAACGGTATCCCTACGCATCGGCGACGGCCTCGCCAGCACGCTGGTAACGGTTGGTTCTCACGAATCGACGCTCGCCTTTGCCGATCACGCGCATTTCACAACGATGCCGCATGGCGGACCGGGATCGTTGGATCGTGATCCGTCGTGCGGAAGCTGCGTGGCCTTGAACTATTCGTTTTCAGGCAGCGAGCGTGCGGCATACGCCATGGCCGACCTGCCGCTTCCTCCCCATACGATCGGGCTGACGTTCGACGTTCTCGACGACGGCAGCGCATCGCGACTGCGCGTCGGTCTGCGCAACGCCATAAACGAAGACGTCTTCCTCGACGCGACGACCTTGGATGCGCCCGGTTGGCGGCACGTCACGGTGCACTGGTCGGGGGAAACGGCCGAAGTCGCCCGCCTCTTGGGCATCTACGTGCTGCCGCCAAAGGGTATGGAGGTTTCGAGCGGCCAGATCGTCCTTCGAAACGTGCGGGCGGTGGTCGCCGGCCAATCGGCACAAACCGTAAGCGGGCAAGGGCACCGGGCCGCGGCCTCAAATACCCGCTCGCATGGACTTCGCGGGCTTAGCAGCACGCGTGCTCGACGGTGCAACGGCAGCGGGTGCAAACTACGCCGACGTTCGGTTCGAAACGCAGCACGCCCACCGCATCGAGGTACGCAACGGCGTCGTAGCGACGCTGGCCGATAG
- a CDS encoding TldD/PmbA family protein: MLDGATAAGANYADVRFETQHAHRIEVRNGVVATLADSVSTGYGVRALVDGAWGFAASSDLSDAQLDRTAARAAKIARASASIARRRIGSPPPAPYVDTFDTPVVRDPYDVPLGERVALLLDAERLLHVSPEITVGRAWLDLWRTDKTLYSTTGSRIAQRLRHTGCGVEAMAVGDGDVQSRTYPGDVGLYQSGGWEIVEAAKLLEGAPRVAEEAVALLRAPQCPAGTFDIILGGSQMSLQIHESCGHPAELDRVMGWEANFSGTSFLEIDQIGKLKYGSDIVSIVVDNALPAGMATCGYDDEGTKSVRSDIVRNGILAGYEMSNDTARTIGRDSNACVRAQSWEYVPMIRMCNLVLLPGSVPFDNLFDDVADGIYMESNRSWSIDDRRLNFQFGCEIGWEVKNGKRGRMLKNPTYAGMTPRFWNSCDAIGDDRSWFAWGTPNCGKGEPMQTGLTTQATAPARFRNVAVGVGYA, encoded by the coding sequence GTGCTCGACGGTGCAACGGCAGCGGGTGCAAACTACGCCGACGTTCGGTTCGAAACGCAGCACGCCCACCGCATCGAGGTACGCAACGGCGTCGTAGCGACGCTGGCCGATAGCGTTAGCACCGGCTATGGCGTTCGCGCCTTAGTCGACGGGGCGTGGGGCTTCGCGGCCAGCTCCGACTTGAGCGACGCGCAGCTCGACCGCACCGCGGCACGCGCCGCGAAGATTGCCCGCGCGAGCGCCTCCATCGCACGGCGCCGGATCGGCTCTCCGCCGCCGGCGCCCTACGTCGATACGTTCGATACCCCGGTCGTGCGCGATCCCTACGACGTGCCGCTCGGTGAGCGCGTGGCGCTGCTCCTCGATGCCGAGCGATTGCTGCACGTCTCGCCGGAAATTACCGTCGGTCGCGCATGGCTCGATCTCTGGCGTACGGACAAGACGCTGTACAGCACGACCGGATCGCGTATCGCGCAGCGGTTGCGCCACACCGGATGCGGCGTCGAAGCGATGGCCGTCGGTGACGGCGACGTACAGTCGCGCACTTATCCGGGCGACGTCGGCTTGTATCAATCGGGCGGTTGGGAAATCGTCGAAGCCGCAAAGCTTCTCGAAGGTGCTCCGCGCGTTGCCGAGGAGGCCGTGGCGCTGCTTCGCGCACCGCAATGTCCCGCCGGAACGTTCGATATCATTTTAGGCGGATCGCAGATGTCGCTGCAGATTCACGAGTCGTGCGGCCATCCGGCCGAGCTCGATCGCGTAATGGGGTGGGAAGCGAACTTTTCCGGAACGAGTTTCCTCGAAATCGATCAAATCGGCAAGCTGAAGTACGGTTCGGACATCGTCTCAATCGTCGTCGACAACGCGCTGCCGGCCGGCATGGCCACCTGCGGATACGACGACGAGGGAACCAAATCCGTGCGTTCGGATATCGTCCGCAACGGCATCCTCGCCGGGTACGAGATGAGTAACGACACGGCACGCACCATCGGGCGTGACAGCAACGCCTGCGTCCGTGCGCAGAGCTGGGAGTACGTGCCGATGATCCGGATGTGCAATCTGGTACTGCTTCCGGGATCGGTTCCGTTCGACAACCTATTCGACGACGTCGCGGACGGCATTTACATGGAAAGCAATCGCTCGTGGTCGATCGACGACCGACGGCTCAACTTCCAGTTCGGCTGTGAAATCGGATGGGAAGTCAAAAACGGCAAACGCGGCCGCATGCTCAAGAATCCAACGTACGCCGGCATGACGCCGAGGTTCTGGAACTCCTGCGACGCGATCGGCGACGACCGGTCGTGGTTTGCGTGGGGAACGCCCAACTGCGGCAAGGGCGAACCGATGCAGACGGGATTGACCACGCAGGCGACGGCGCCGGCTCGTTTCCGCAACGTTGCGGTGGGTGTCGGTTATGCATAG
- a CDS encoding LON peptidase substrate-binding domain-containing protein, whose product MLRRLRLFPLNAVLFPGAVLNLHIFEARYKQMIDECLSSGEGFGVALIAEGAEAGDPNVTPHEVGSIAEIVDVQSLPFDRYFISTVGRQRFRICEIVSREPYLMVDADVLDDAEDDDEEIARLNERVHSLFAEYLELVVELSGSEAKVRLPDDPQRASFVVGDTLQIAEAIKQRLLELETTKKRLVAEEDFLQRLLPQLRRLLERRRKELEARRERGEDISFRPNQEKFFGKYFSPN is encoded by the coding sequence ATGCTCCGCCGCCTGCGTTTGTTTCCGCTCAATGCCGTGCTCTTTCCGGGTGCCGTGCTCAACTTGCACATCTTCGAGGCGCGCTACAAGCAGATGATCGACGAGTGTCTGAGCAGCGGCGAAGGATTCGGCGTGGCCTTGATTGCGGAGGGAGCCGAGGCAGGCGATCCCAACGTCACTCCGCACGAAGTTGGCTCGATCGCGGAAATCGTCGACGTGCAGTCGCTGCCTTTCGATCGCTACTTCATCTCGACGGTCGGACGGCAGCGTTTTCGCATCTGCGAAATCGTCAGCCGCGAGCCGTATCTCATGGTCGACGCCGACGTTCTCGACGACGCCGAGGACGACGACGAGGAAATCGCGCGCCTGAACGAGCGCGTCCACTCGCTGTTCGCGGAGTATTTGGAACTGGTCGTGGAGCTTTCCGGAAGCGAGGCCAAGGTGCGCCTTCCGGACGACCCCCAACGTGCCTCTTTCGTCGTCGGCGATACGCTGCAGATTGCCGAAGCGATCAAGCAGCGTCTACTCGAACTGGAGACGACGAAAAAACGGCTGGTCGCGGAAGAAGATTTCCTACAGCGGTTGCTGCCGCAGCTGCGCCGCCTTTTGGAACGCCGGCGCAAGGAGCTCGAGGCGCGACGCGAGCGCGGCGAGGACATTTCGTTTCGTCCCAATCAGGAAAAATTCTTCGGAAAATACTTCTCGCCGAATTAA
- a CDS encoding TlpA disulfide reductase family protein — protein MRSRVVAWVVAAVVVIAALWILVPLFGSQSGHANGPAGMAGEAAPVFALRDDRGQPVSLANYRGQVVVMNLWASWCPPCRAEMPDLQRLSQTYRGRGLAIVGVNEGESPERARAFADALHIAFPIWIDDQQQYGRVYAALGMPTTVIIGRDGTVVRGFDGALAYPQMRAAVNDLVAAR, from the coding sequence GTGAGATCGCGCGTCGTCGCGTGGGTGGTTGCCGCCGTCGTCGTCATTGCCGCCCTTTGGATTCTCGTTCCGCTCTTTGGCTCGCAATCGGGTCACGCGAACGGACCGGCCGGTATGGCGGGGGAAGCGGCTCCCGTGTTTGCCCTGCGCGACGATCGCGGTCAGCCGGTTTCGCTTGCGAACTATCGCGGCCAAGTCGTCGTCATGAATCTCTGGGCGTCGTGGTGTCCGCCGTGCCGTGCCGAAATGCCCGATTTGCAGCGATTATCGCAGACGTATCGCGGGCGTGGTCTCGCCATCGTCGGCGTCAATGAAGGCGAGTCGCCCGAACGCGCGCGCGCATTTGCCGACGCGCTCCACATCGCCTTCCCGATTTGGATCGACGACCAGCAGCAGTACGGTCGCGTGTACGCGGCGCTCGGAATGCCGACAACCGTTATCATCGGACGCGACGGAACGGTGGTGCGCGGCTTCGACGGAGCGCTGGCGTATCCGCAGATGCGGGCGGCGGTGAACGACTTGGTGGCGGCGCGTTGA
- a CDS encoding copper amine oxidase N-terminal domain-containing protein — translation MKRLSTGVLAVLMAAGLGLNAVAATSNASHGNIGTNAIAQAGGSTMAAPPANFGSPPSGQIPILYNDHHVYAKPDVLKQGRVLAALVRGGTLLIPLRSMFEQMGATVSYAAGTKTVTVSKPGAEVKVTVGKPEVVINGESRPLDVPPMIYKGTVLVPVRVISEGMGAYVQWVPDQHVVVVRYIPPTPPPTPAPTEQPTVVPPTPTPTPAPTPYWDHYVAGDYIISPKVYNEFNPGITTSNNTNGFSYRLHGAVEFPLFNLPWMVEGDYRQINYPRTNTSVTAIGGLYNYPCSPGCSGTNGRDYDLDVRLGLRVLQPRIYIGVGYMWRNNNAGYPTLTGVGGGLEKLPNLSRAFDWYGSAYYYPSVRGTYVSTNPIGCSVAAPCNYNVGYGMLKYDIGVDYSFENIPLFIEAGFLGDRGWHQMSAPADFSENGPYVGIGIKF, via the coding sequence TTGAAGCGACTGAGCACCGGAGTCCTCGCCGTGCTGATGGCAGCCGGCCTTGGGCTTAACGCGGTCGCAGCCACGTCCAACGCATCGCATGGCAACATTGGAACCAACGCGATCGCGCAGGCCGGAGGCTCGACCATGGCTGCTCCGCCGGCGAATTTTGGATCCCCGCCGTCGGGTCAGATCCCGATTCTCTACAATGACCACCACGTCTACGCTAAGCCCGATGTCCTGAAGCAGGGTCGCGTCCTCGCCGCGCTCGTTCGCGGTGGAACGCTCCTGATTCCCCTCCGCTCGATGTTCGAGCAGATGGGTGCGACTGTGTCGTATGCAGCGGGCACGAAGACGGTGACGGTCAGCAAACCCGGAGCCGAGGTCAAGGTGACCGTCGGTAAGCCGGAAGTCGTCATCAACGGCGAATCGCGTCCGCTGGACGTACCCCCGATGATCTACAAGGGCACGGTCCTCGTACCGGTCCGCGTGATCTCGGAAGGTATGGGAGCGTACGTGCAGTGGGTCCCGGATCAACACGTCGTCGTCGTGCGGTACATCCCGCCGACGCCGCCGCCGACCCCGGCTCCGACTGAGCAACCCACTGTGGTGCCGCCGACGCCCACGCCCACCCCGGCCCCGACTCCGTACTGGGACCACTACGTCGCTGGTGATTACATCATCTCGCCGAAGGTCTACAACGAGTTCAACCCGGGCATCACGACGAGCAACAACACGAACGGCTTCTCGTACCGTCTCCACGGTGCAGTCGAGTTCCCGTTGTTCAACTTGCCGTGGATGGTCGAAGGCGACTATCGTCAGATCAACTATCCGCGCACGAATACGTCGGTAACCGCCATCGGCGGCCTGTACAACTATCCGTGTTCTCCGGGTTGCTCCGGCACCAACGGCCGCGACTACGATCTCGATGTGCGTCTCGGACTTCGCGTCCTTCAGCCGCGCATCTACATCGGCGTCGGCTACATGTGGCGGAACAACAATGCCGGCTATCCCACCCTCACCGGTGTGGGTGGCGGCCTCGAGAAGCTGCCGAATCTCTCCCGCGCATTCGACTGGTATGGTAGTGCATACTACTATCCGTCGGTTCGCGGAACGTATGTAAGCACGAACCCGATCGGATGTTCCGTGGCGGCTCCGTGTAACTACAACGTCGGATACGGCATGCTGAAGTACGACATCGGCGTCGACTACTCGTTCGAGAACATCCCGCTCTTCATCGAAGCTGGATTCCTCGGCGACCGTGGTTGGCACCAGATGTCCGCTCCGGCAGACTTCTCCGAGAACGGACCGTACGTCGGTATCGGTATCAAGTTCTAA